The Corynebacterium sphenisci DSM 44792 genome includes the window CGAGACGATCGAGGAGTTCGTCGCCTCCCTGGAGCGACCTCGCCGGGCGCTGATCATGGTGCAGGCCGGGCCCGCCACCGACGCGGTGATCGGCCAGCTCGCCGATGCGATGGAGCCCGGCGACATCATCATCGACGGCGGCAACTCGCTCTACACCGACACCATCCGCCGGGAGCGCGAGATCCGCGCCCGGGGGCTGCACTTCGTCGGCGCGGGGATCTCCGGCGGGGAGGAGGGCGCTCTCAACGGCCCGGCGATCATGCCCGGCGGCACCGCCGAGGCCTACGCCTCCCTGGGCCCGCTGCTGGAGTCGGTGTCCGCGCACGTCGACGGCACCCCCTGCTGCGCGCATATCGGCGCCGACGGGGCCGGGCATTTCGTGAAGATGGTGCACAACGGCATCGAGTACGCCGACATGCAGGTCATCGGCGAGGCCTACCAGCTGCTCCGGGACGCCGCGGGGCTGGAGCCGGCCGAAATCGCCGGGATCTTCCGGGAGTGGAACACCGGGGACCTGGACTCCTACCTGGTGGAGATCACCGCCGAGGTGCTCGCGCAGACCGACGCCGCCACCGGCCGGCCGCTGGTGGACGTGATCCTCGACGCCGCCGGGCAGAAGGGCACCGGCCGGTGGACCGCCAAGGCCGCCCTGGATCTCGGCATCCCGGTCACCGGGATCGGCGAGGCGGTCTTCGCCCGCGCCCTGTCCTCCGCCCTGGACCAGCGCGCCGCCGCCCGGGAGCTGCCCGCCGGCCGCCTCGGGGAGGCCCCCGCGGACCGCGACGCCTTCGTCGAGCAGGTCCGCCGGGCGCTCTACGCCTCCAAGATCGTCGCCTACTCGCAGGGCTTCGACGAGATCAACGCCGGCGCCGCGGAATAC containing:
- the gndA gene encoding NADP-dependent phosphogluconate dehydrogenase, which gives rise to MTNDTSRAHIGVVGLAVMGSNIARNFARHGHVVAVYNRSPEKTRALLAEHGDEGEFRPAETIEEFVASLERPRRALIMVQAGPATDAVIGQLADAMEPGDIIIDGGNSLYTDTIRREREIRARGLHFVGAGISGGEEGALNGPAIMPGGTAEAYASLGPLLESVSAHVDGTPCCAHIGADGAGHFVKMVHNGIEYADMQVIGEAYQLLRDAAGLEPAEIAGIFREWNTGDLDSYLVEITAEVLAQTDAATGRPLVDVILDAAGQKGTGRWTAKAALDLGIPVTGIGEAVFARALSSALDQRAAARELPAGRLGEAPADRDAFVEQVRRALYASKIVAYSQGFDEINAGAAEYGWDIDRGALATIWRGGCIIRARFLDRIKDAYDRDPALPALLLDDYFRAQVADCLDAWREVVVTATRLGIPTPVFASTLAYYDGLRAERLPAALIQGQRDYFGAHTYRRVDREGSFHTLWGDDRSEVEA